gagagacggggtttgtgcctctggagaagagagatgaattcagacatttgtgAACAAACATGCTTATCAGAGATAGAATGCCCAAACCACAAATGTTGCCTGAGATCTCTTGGAAATCACTTGTGAGGCGAGATGGGcagtttattgctgctgaaacagtgccaactgaaccagtttcttcagtgcctccttgagctccttgttcctcatgctgtagatgagggggttcactgctggaggcaccaccgagtacagaacagccaccaccagatccagagatggggaggagagggaggggggcttcaggtaggcaaatgctgtagtgctgacaaacagggagaccacggccaggtgtgggaggcacatggaaaaggctttgtgccggccctgctcagagggaatcctcagcacagcagtgaagatctgcacgtaggacaccacaatgaaaatgaaacatccaaacATTAAAAAGGTACCAACCAGAAGAAGGCCCGCTTCtgtgaggtaggagtctgagcaggagagcttgaggatctgggggatttcacagaagaactggtccactgtgttgccttggcagag
Above is a window of Dromaius novaehollandiae isolate bDroNov1 chromosome 30, bDroNov1.hap1, whole genome shotgun sequence DNA encoding:
- the LOC135324035 gene encoding olfactory receptor 14J1-like, translated to LHYGTLMGSRACVKMAAAAWASGFLNALLHTANTFSIPLCQGNTVDQFFCEIPQILKLSCSDSYLTEAGLLLVGTFLMFGCFIFIVVSYVQIFTAVLRIPSEQGRHKAFSMCLPHLAVVSLFVSTTAFAYLKPPSLSSPSLDLVVAVLYSVVPPFGIIHKYDECCLLRVTSTDDKQDKFLERSVVLHFSLASRKCYPFTAAL